One segment of Gordonia terrae DNA contains the following:
- a CDS encoding sugar phosphate isomerase/epimerase family protein, whose product MNPRPAAEIPIGLSTASVYPQNTEAAFAYAADLGFDGVELMVWGDSLSQDIRRVEYLSDHYQVPVLSIHAPCLLITQRVWGRDPVVKLARAVEAAEDLGASTVVVHPPFRWQRGYVAAFDDLVDELEADSGIAVAVENMFPMRADRLFGAGEPSVRRLTKRGGGPGLAASAFGKSIDPTDDGYAHYTLDLSHTATAGVDALALLDRMGSRLNHLHLADGHGAATDEHLIPGDGGQPCAEVCRRIAASDFAGAVVLEVTTGSARTKPERSALLARSLDFARRHLKRELHPEPLGEFSR is encoded by the coding sequence ATGAACCCGCGTCCGGCGGCCGAGATCCCGATCGGGCTCTCGACGGCGTCGGTGTATCCCCAGAACACCGAGGCGGCCTTTGCCTATGCCGCCGACCTGGGGTTCGACGGGGTGGAACTGATGGTGTGGGGTGACTCGCTGAGCCAGGACATCCGGCGCGTCGAATACCTGTCGGACCACTATCAGGTGCCGGTGCTGTCCATCCACGCGCCGTGTCTGCTCATCACCCAGCGGGTCTGGGGGCGCGACCCGGTCGTGAAGCTGGCGCGCGCGGTGGAGGCCGCCGAGGACCTGGGCGCGTCCACCGTCGTCGTGCATCCGCCGTTCCGGTGGCAGCGTGGCTACGTCGCGGCCTTCGACGATCTCGTCGACGAGCTCGAGGCGGACAGCGGCATCGCCGTCGCCGTGGAGAACATGTTCCCGATGCGCGCCGACCGATTGTTCGGTGCGGGTGAACCCTCGGTCCGCCGCCTGACCAAGCGAGGCGGCGGTCCCGGCCTGGCGGCGTCGGCGTTCGGCAAGTCCATCGACCCGACCGACGACGGCTACGCGCACTACACCCTCGACCTCTCGCACACCGCCACCGCAGGCGTCGACGCCCTCGCCCTTCTCGACCGGATGGGTTCGCGGCTCAACCACCTGCACCTGGCCGACGGCCACGGAGCAGCCACCGACGAGCACCTCATCCCGGGTGACGGCGGCCAGCCCTGCGCGGAGGTGTGCCGGCGCATCGCCGCGAGCGACTTCGCCGGGGCCGTTGTGCTCGAGGTCACCACCGGCAGTGCGCGCACGAAACCCGAACGCAGCGCCCTGCTGGCCCGTTCGCTAGATTTTGCGCGGCGGCATCTCAAACGGGAGCTGCACCCCGAGCCGCTCGGCGAGTTCAGCCGCTGA
- a CDS encoding Ppx/GppA phosphatase family protein — MRLGVLDVGSNTVHLLVVDAHRGGHPTPMSSTKAVLRLAEQIDVDGRMSDRAVAKLIDSIDEFTHIARTSGCEQMMAFATSAVRDATNSDDLLDEIEQRTGVRVLVLSGRDEARLTSLAVRRWRGWSAGRILALDIGGGSLEMSNGVDEEPDVALSLPLGAGRLTREWLPDDPPDRRRVGVLRDWLDAELRAPAAQLLAPGAPDLCVGTSKTFRSLARLTGAAPSSAGPRVRRELTTSGLRQLISFISRMTKADRAELEGVSSDRAGQLVAGALVAEAAMRALQVDTLEICPWALREGVILRRLDAEQADSLEPTPARGVHEGVG, encoded by the coding sequence GTGCGCTTAGGAGTCCTAGACGTGGGCAGCAACACAGTCCACCTCCTGGTGGTCGATGCCCACCGTGGCGGCCATCCCACCCCGATGAGTTCGACCAAGGCGGTTCTGCGTCTGGCCGAACAGATAGACGTCGACGGCCGGATGAGTGACCGGGCCGTCGCCAAGCTCATCGACTCGATCGACGAGTTCACCCATATCGCGCGGACGTCCGGCTGCGAGCAGATGATGGCGTTCGCGACGTCGGCGGTGCGAGACGCGACGAACTCCGACGATCTGCTCGACGAGATCGAGCAGCGGACCGGGGTACGGGTGCTGGTGCTGTCGGGTCGCGACGAGGCCCGCCTCACCTCGCTGGCGGTGCGCCGTTGGCGAGGGTGGAGCGCCGGGCGCATTCTCGCGCTCGACATCGGCGGTGGCTCGCTGGAGATGTCCAACGGTGTCGACGAGGAACCCGATGTGGCGTTGTCGTTGCCGCTTGGTGCCGGACGCCTCACCCGCGAGTGGTTGCCCGACGATCCGCCGGACCGTCGCCGGGTCGGTGTACTGCGCGACTGGCTCGACGCCGAACTGCGTGCGCCGGCGGCACAGCTGCTGGCACCCGGTGCGCCCGATCTGTGCGTCGGGACGTCGAAGACCTTCCGGAGTCTCGCCCGCCTGACCGGGGCGGCGCCGTCGAGTGCCGGACCACGGGTGCGCCGCGAGCTGACGACGAGCGGGCTGCGTCAACTCATCTCGTTCATCTCCCGCATGACCAAGGCCGATCGTGCGGAACTCGAGGGTGTCAGTTCCGACCGCGCCGGGCAGCTCGTCGCCGGTGCGCTGGTCGCCGAGGCGGCGATGCGCGCGTTGCAAGTCGATACACTGGAAATCTGTCCGTGGGCACTTCGCGAGGGTGTGATCCTGCGCAGGCTCGACGCCGAGCAGGCCGACTCGCTGGAGCCGACACCGGCGCGCGGCGTACACGAGGGCGTCGGCTGA
- a CDS encoding thioesterase family protein: MTSKITEVQELTEVGRGGPDSITLRAHIDATFTIGPKVHGGTLQMVVAKAARTALTALTPDGDRLAESAAAMIPVAISSDYLTAPDAADIDLEISVRKRGRTVTVLTVDAVQLGRTVVSSSVTMARPDSGRPHHSAPTVLDALPVEPSPTGIPLDGSPIAEVNHLGAAIDLVLDSETFPVVRGETGEPLVRGWIRPKGVEPDEYFTVLVGDISPPVVMNLALFGWAPTVQLTTYVRRHPAPGWLRFAATSSEVGPGMFEEDHLVVDSTGTVVAQSRQLALIPSGR, translated from the coding sequence ATGACCAGCAAGATCACCGAGGTGCAGGAGCTGACCGAGGTGGGCCGGGGCGGTCCGGACTCGATCACCCTGCGGGCGCACATCGACGCGACGTTCACCATCGGGCCCAAGGTGCACGGCGGCACGCTGCAGATGGTGGTCGCCAAGGCGGCGCGCACGGCGCTCACCGCACTGACGCCGGACGGTGACCGGCTCGCGGAGTCGGCCGCCGCGATGATCCCGGTGGCGATCTCGAGCGACTATCTCACCGCCCCGGATGCCGCGGACATCGATCTGGAGATCTCCGTGCGCAAACGCGGACGCACCGTCACCGTGCTCACCGTCGACGCGGTCCAGCTCGGCCGTACCGTCGTGTCGTCGTCGGTCACCATGGCCCGGCCCGACAGCGGCCGGCCGCACCACTCCGCCCCCACGGTCCTCGACGCGCTGCCCGTGGAGCCGTCGCCGACGGGTATCCCGCTCGACGGTTCGCCCATCGCCGAGGTCAATCACCTGGGGGCCGCCATCGATCTGGTCCTCGACTCGGAGACGTTCCCCGTTGTCCGCGGCGAGACGGGCGAGCCGCTCGTCCGGGGGTGGATCCGGCCGAAGGGTGTCGAACCCGACGAATATTTCACGGTCCTGGTGGGCGACATCTCGCCGCCCGTCGTGATGAACCTGGCCCTGTTCGGGTGGGCACCCACCGTCCAGTTGACCACCTATGTCCGCCGGCATCCCGCGCCCGGCTGGCTGCGATTCGCCGCCACGAGTTCCGAGGTCGGCCCCGGGATGTTCGAGGAGGACCATCTCGTGGTGGACTCGACCGGGACGGTCGTCGCGCAGTCCCGCCAGCTCGCCCTCATCCCCTCAGGAAGGTAG